A single Gammaproteobacteria bacterium DNA region contains:
- a CDS encoding GGDEF domain-containing protein, whose protein sequence is MHPLLEKIQKWPVWLHLLNIIVCISLFAWLDYKTGYESAFAPLYLIPVSYATWCLGRYPSLIIALTSVFIWHLVNTLAGETHAQTFTSFWNASLQFLVLVLVIVLLINLKKGYEKESKLARTDFLTGAANSRALWDIAEHEIKRAERYKMPFTVAYIDIDNFQQINDKEGHSVGDKVLKEVINAIQSNLRASDTVARMGGDEFAILLPATNTDAARDVMPKLQRIMLDKMIANSWPVTFSIGAVTFQTPPESVDAMLKTADQLMHSVKSADKNAVEYMIYR, encoded by the coding sequence ATGCATCCGCTGCTTGAAAAAATACAGAAATGGCCAGTTTGGTTACATCTGCTAAATATCATCGTCTGTATTTCTTTATTTGCTTGGTTGGATTACAAAACGGGCTATGAATCGGCATTCGCGCCTCTCTATCTTATTCCTGTTTCCTATGCCACGTGGTGCTTAGGCCGCTACCCCAGTTTAATAATTGCATTAACCAGCGTTTTTATCTGGCATCTCGTTAATACCCTTGCGGGTGAAACACATGCACAAACATTCACTAGTTTTTGGAATGCAAGCCTGCAATTTTTAGTGTTAGTGCTCGTGATTGTATTATTGATTAACTTGAAAAAAGGCTACGAAAAAGAAAGCAAATTAGCTCGTACTGATTTTTTAACGGGTGCCGCAAACTCACGCGCCTTGTGGGACATTGCTGAGCACGAAATCAAACGCGCAGAACGTTATAAAATGCCATTCACCGTGGCTTATATCGACATTGATAATTTTCAACAAATCAACGATAAAGAAGGTCATAGCGTCGGTGACAAAGTATTAAAAGAAGTAATTAATGCCATTCAAAGTAATTTACGCGCGAGTGATACAGTTGCACGAATGGGTGGTGATGAATTCGCTATTTTATTGCCCGCTACCAACACCGACGCTGCGCGTGATGTTATGCCAAAATTACAACGCATCATGCTTGATAAAATGATAGCCAATAGCTGGCCTGTCACTTTTAGTATTGGTGCAGTAACATTTCAAACCCCACCTGAAAGTGTAGATGCCATGTTAAAAACTGCGGATCAACTGATGCATAGCGTCAAATCAGCTGATAAAAACGCAGTGGAATACATGATCTATCGTTAG
- a CDS encoding protoheme IX farnesyltransferase — translation MLNNSLKQYYQLTKPGVVALIVFTAIVGMLLSTPGWVAWQPAIFGSIGIWLAAASAAALNHLIDRHADAEMARTKDRPLPQGQLSTRAVFIFALTLAVLSMLTLIIWVNVLTALLTFASMIGYAVIYTLYLKRATPQNIVIGGAAGAMPPILGWVAITNEIHPHSLLLFLIIFIWTPPHFWALAVNKREEYARVNIPMLPVTHGADFTRLHITLYTILLVLVTLLPYVVGMTGLIYLAGVSLLNARFLYMVFKLQKTKDDRLAMQTFVFSITYLMLLFAFLLIDHYFPYSLGFV, via the coding sequence ATGTTAAATAATTCGCTCAAACAATATTACCAACTAACCAAGCCAGGTGTAGTAGCGCTTATTGTGTTCACCGCAATTGTGGGTATGTTGTTATCAACGCCGGGTTGGGTTGCATGGCAGCCTGCTATTTTCGGCAGTATTGGCATTTGGCTAGCCGCCGCATCTGCTGCCGCGCTAAATCATTTAATTGATAGACATGCAGATGCCGAAATGGCACGCACTAAAGATCGTCCATTACCCCAAGGTCAATTATCAACCCGCGCAGTATTTATATTTGCTTTAACGTTGGCGGTTTTATCTATGCTGACATTAATTATTTGGGTGAATGTCTTAACCGCCTTATTAACGTTTGCGTCAATGATCGGCTACGCGGTGATTTACACCTTGTATCTGAAACGCGCCACTCCGCAAAATATTGTGATTGGCGGTGCTGCAGGGGCCATGCCGCCGATATTGGGTTGGGTCGCGATCACTAACGAAATTCACCCGCATTCATTATTATTATTTTTAATCATCTTTATTTGGACACCACCGCACTTTTGGGCGTTAGCAGTGAATAAACGCGAAGAATATGCGCGCGTTAATATTCCTATGTTGCCAGTAACACATGGCGCCGATTTCACGCGCTTGCACATTACGCTTTACACTATTTTATTAGTATTAGTGACCTTATTGCCCTACGTGGTAGGCATGACCGGGCTTATTTATTTAGCAGGCGTCAGTTTGTTGAATGCACGATTTTTGTACATGGTCTTTAAACTACAAAAAACTAAAGATGATCGCTTAGCCATGCAAACCTTTGTTTTTTCCATTACCTATTTGATGTTGTTATTTGCCTTCTTATTAATAGACCATTATTTTCCTTATTCTCTAGGGTTTGTTTAA
- a CDS encoding COX15/CtaA family protein, giving the protein MKMVLLQRLTWAATILTLVVIVLGAYVRLSHAGLGCPDWPGCYGHLDVPKTTEEIATAALHYPDRPVVAAKAWKEMIHRYCASTLGLLIVMINIVAWRQRRAGVSQTLPLLLLGLVIFQGLLGMWTVTLLVKPVIVTAHLFGGLATLSLLWWLCLRYTVGVAGQIVQPQWRRALWLVLFILLAQIFLGGWTSTNYAALACYGFPQCNQQWWPDMHFNDAFILWRGLGIDYEGGVLEGPARVAIHLSHRIGAVITFLAISAMAITLLRHAQGRKIITITGVAMLAMLFLQITLGISNVLFGLPLSVATAHNGVAALLLLTIITALYFIRSPATTR; this is encoded by the coding sequence ATGAAAATGGTTTTACTGCAACGATTAACATGGGCGGCCACTATTTTGACATTAGTTGTCATCGTGTTAGGTGCGTATGTGCGCTTATCGCATGCTGGTTTAGGTTGTCCTGATTGGCCGGGGTGTTATGGGCATCTTGATGTCCCTAAGACTACTGAAGAAATAGCTACAGCCGCGCTGCATTATCCCGATCGACCTGTAGTCGCAGCAAAAGCCTGGAAAGAAATGATTCATCGCTATTGTGCGAGTACTTTAGGTTTGTTGATCGTGATGATTAATATAGTGGCATGGCGTCAACGCCGTGCTGGCGTTAGTCAAACATTGCCGTTGCTATTGTTGGGATTAGTCATCTTTCAAGGTTTGCTTGGCATGTGGACAGTCACCTTGTTGGTGAAGCCTGTTATTGTTACCGCACATTTGTTCGGTGGTTTAGCTACTTTAAGTTTATTGTGGTGGTTGTGTTTGCGTTATACCGTCGGCGTCGCTGGACAAATAGTGCAACCGCAATGGCGCCGTGCTTTATGGTTAGTATTGTTTATCTTATTGGCGCAAATATTTTTAGGCGGTTGGACGAGTACAAATTACGCTGCATTAGCGTGTTACGGTTTTCCACAATGCAATCAGCAATGGTGGCCGGATATGCATTTTAATGATGCGTTTATTTTATGGCGTGGTTTAGGCATTGATTATGAAGGCGGTGTATTGGAAGGCCCCGCACGCGTCGCCATTCATTTAAGTCATCGCATTGGCGCGGTGATTACATTTTTAGCTATCAGTGCGATGGCAATTACCTTGTTGCGTCATGCGCAGGGCCGAAAAATTATTACTATTACCGGCGTTGCGATGTTAGCGATGTTGTTTTTACAAATAACGTTAGGTATTAGTAACGTGTTATTTGGTTTGCCATTGTCAGTTGCTACAGCGCATAACGGTGTTGCCGCTTTATTGTTGCTAACCATTATCACGGCTTTATATTTTATTCGCAGCCCAGCGACTACTCGATAA
- a CDS encoding SURF1 family protein: MPKHAVQFVIGGRAFSSRWWVILLVLLAAGGMLRLSVWQLERAAYKSKVLAQAEQALHAPVIMFDMQKKPSNLWLQRVTLQGIYLPQQFLLDNQMLDGRIGFDVLTPLQTIDGVVLVNRGWVQANAQRSPLAAIDPPTGRQVIQARITRIEKGFRLGAIDSNAQWPRVIQYIDLALLAERIGTSFYPALFVIESKNDSASILQPHWRPVVKGPLSNYSYAAQWFLFTLIMLVVFFYCKHSACN, encoded by the coding sequence ATGCCTAAGCATGCCGTTCAATTTGTAATCGGTGGCCGAGCATTTAGTAGTCGCTGGTGGGTAATTTTGCTGGTGCTATTAGCTGCAGGCGGCATGTTGCGGTTAAGCGTTTGGCAATTAGAGCGCGCCGCTTATAAATCTAAAGTATTGGCACAAGCAGAGCAGGCATTACATGCGCCGGTGATCATGTTTGACATGCAAAAGAAACCATCAAACCTATGGTTGCAGCGCGTAACACTACAAGGCATTTATTTGCCGCAGCAATTTTTATTAGATAATCAAATGTTGGATGGCCGTATCGGCTTTGATGTGTTAACACCGTTGCAAACGATTGATGGTGTCGTGTTAGTTAATCGTGGTTGGGTACAAGCGAACGCGCAGCGATCACCTCTCGCCGCGATTGATCCGCCCACCGGCAGACAAGTCATACAGGCGCGCATAACGCGCATTGAAAAAGGCTTTCGTTTGGGAGCGATCGATAGCAATGCACAATGGCCGCGAGTGATACAATATATTGATCTAGCTTTATTGGCCGAGCGGATAGGAACATCATTTTATCCTGCACTGTTTGTGATAGAGAGCAAAAATGATTCTGCTAGTATCTTGCAGCCACACTGGCGCCCTGTAGTTAAAGGCCCATTAAGTAATTACAGCTATGCTGCGCAATGGTTTTTATTTACGCTTATTATGTTAGTTGTTTTTTTTTATTGTAAGCACTCGGCCTGTAACTGA
- a CDS encoding twin transmembrane helix small protein, which produces MTLIIIAVLALIVLNLFIGLFYLLTDHGKTKRNVNALTWRIGLTAALLVFLVVAFVFGWIKPHGVMPQQTQTQTQTS; this is translated from the coding sequence ATGACTCTGATCATTATCGCGGTATTGGCCTTGATCGTATTGAATTTATTCATCGGCTTATTTTACTTACTCACAGATCACGGCAAAACTAAACGCAACGTCAACGCCTTAACGTGGCGGATCGGGCTTACCGCTGCGCTGTTAGTATTTTTGGTAGTCGCATTTGTATTCGGCTGGATAAAACCACATGGCGTAATGCCGCAACAAACACAAACACAAACACAAACATCTTAA
- a CDS encoding cytochrome c oxidase subunit 3, with protein MSQAHSDHYYIPHSTNWWPIFGSVGLTTLLGGFSILLNGHSVGAIAMWAGLAITLFMMIGWFGTVIRESEKQMYSAQVDISFRWGMFWFIFSEVMFFAAFFGALYYARTLSLPWLGGEGSGVATNEWLWPQFSNVWPSNGPGKIGGQYEAMGAMGIPLLNTIILVTSGATITWAHHALKAGHRRQLIAGLALTVLLGFAFIGFQAYEYIHAYHELNLTMASGIYGSTFYMLTGFHGAHVTIGAIMLAVILVRCIKGHFTPEKHFAFEAAAWYWHFVDVVWFGLFIFVYCL; from the coding sequence ATGTCGCAGGCACATTCAGATCATTATTACATTCCGCATTCCACTAACTGGTGGCCTATTTTTGGTTCTGTTGGACTTACCACTTTATTAGGTGGCTTTTCGATTTTATTAAATGGCCATTCCGTTGGTGCGATAGCGATGTGGGCAGGTTTAGCGATAACGTTGTTCATGATGATTGGGTGGTTTGGTACCGTCATTCGCGAAAGCGAAAAGCAAATGTACAGCGCGCAAGTAGACATTTCATTTCGTTGGGGAATGTTTTGGTTCATCTTTTCTGAAGTGATGTTCTTCGCTGCTTTTTTTGGCGCTTTATATTATGCGCGTACCTTGTCTTTGCCTTGGTTAGGCGGTGAAGGCTCAGGTGTTGCGACCAATGAATGGTTATGGCCGCAGTTTAGTAATGTCTGGCCATCGAATGGTCCTGGCAAAATTGGTGGCCAATATGAAGCGATGGGCGCTATGGGCATCCCATTATTAAATACTATTATATTAGTGACATCGGGCGCCACGATTACTTGGGCGCATCATGCATTAAAGGCTGGACACCGTCGTCAATTGATCGCGGGTTTAGCGTTAACTGTATTGCTCGGTTTTGCATTTATTGGTTTTCAAGCGTATGAATATATTCACGCATACCACGAATTGAACTTAACCATGGCTAGTGGTATCTATGGTTCAACTTTTTATATGTTAACGGGTTTTCACGGCGCGCATGTAACCATAGGCGCGATCATGTTGGCTGTTATTTTAGTGCGCTGCATTAAAGGGCATTTCACACCAGAAAAACATTTTGCTTTTGAAGCCGCTGCTTGGTATTGGCATTTTGTTGACGTAGTATGGTTTGGGTTGTTCATTTTTGTGTATTGCTTGTAA
- a CDS encoding cytochrome c oxidase assembly protein, with protein MTNVNVQQAARKTVTRLLLVAVAMFGFGYLLVPLYSVICDITGLNGNTSGLNEARAQSVDAAQGQVGREVQVKFTANVANSAPIDFAPEETTVTVKLGEPRSTLFRAKNRSGRDLIAQASPSVSPAAASLYFSKTECFCFTRQPFKIDEEKEMPVRFVIDPKLPANIDTVILSYTFFDITEKR; from the coding sequence ATGACTAACGTCAATGTGCAGCAAGCCGCCCGTAAAACGGTTACGCGTTTGCTGCTCGTTGCGGTAGCGATGTTTGGTTTTGGTTATTTGTTAGTACCTTTATATAGCGTGATTTGTGATATCACGGGTTTGAATGGCAATACCAGCGGCTTAAATGAAGCGCGTGCGCAATCAGTTGATGCTGCGCAAGGGCAAGTGGGCCGTGAAGTGCAGGTAAAATTTACTGCGAATGTTGCCAACAGTGCGCCTATAGATTTTGCGCCTGAAGAAACGACGGTAACGGTGAAATTAGGTGAGCCACGGAGCACTTTGTTTCGCGCTAAAAATCGCAGCGGTAGAGATTTAATTGCGCAAGCATCACCGAGTGTATCGCCTGCGGCCGCTTCTTTATATTTTAGCAAGACCGAATGTTTTTGTTTTACTCGGCAACCTTTTAAGATTGATGAAGAAAAAGAAATGCCAGTGCGATTTGTGATAGATCCTAAATTGCCCGCTAATATTGATACAGTGATTTTGTCTTACACGTTTTTTGATATCACCGAAAAACGTTGA
- the ctaD gene encoding cytochrome c oxidase subunit I, protein MSTAAAHDHHDHHQPRGLVRWLTTTNHKDIGSLYLWFSLIMFFIGGIMALIIRAELFQPGMQMVNPQFFNSMTTMHALVMIFGGVMPAFVGLANWMIPMMIGAPDMALPRMNNWSFWILPFAFAMLLSTLFMDGGAPAGGWTLYPPLVLQTGDALPFAIFSVHLMGISSIMGAINVIATILNMRAPGLTLMRMPLFVWTWLITAYLLIAVMPVLAGAVTMLLTDKFFGTSFFSAAGGGDPVLFQHIFWFFGHPEVYILILPAFGIVSQILPTFARKPLFGYASMVYATASIAFLSFIVWAHHMFTVGMPLAGELFFMFATMLIAIPTGVKVFNWVATIWQGSMTFETPMLFSLGFVVLFTIGGFSGLMLAITPVDFQYHDTYFVVAHFHYVLVPGAVFAIMAAVYYWLPKWTGHMYNETLGKTHFWLSVIGMNITFFPMHFVGLAGMPRRIPDYAVQFADFNQVASIGAFLFGFSQLLLVWIVIKCVRGGPKATDRVWEGAKGLEWSVPSPAPYHTFETAPSQKVIEAETHG, encoded by the coding sequence ATGAGCACTGCAGCAGCACACGACCATCACGATCACCACCAACCGCGCGGTTTAGTGCGTTGGCTTACCACTACTAATCATAAAGACATTGGTAGTTTGTATTTGTGGTTCAGTTTAATTATGTTTTTTATCGGCGGCATTATGGCGCTGATTATTCGTGCTGAATTATTTCAGCCCGGTATGCAAATGGTGAATCCGCAATTTTTCAATTCTATGACCACGATGCATGCGCTAGTAATGATTTTTGGTGGCGTCATGCCAGCGTTTGTAGGCTTGGCTAACTGGATGATCCCCATGATGATTGGTGCGCCCGATATGGCGCTACCGCGTATGAACAACTGGTCGTTCTGGATTCTGCCATTTGCGTTCGCTATGTTGTTATCAACTTTATTTATGGATGGCGGCGCACCAGCCGGTGGTTGGACTTTGTATCCGCCGTTGGTATTACAAACCGGTGATGCTTTACCGTTTGCGATTTTCTCTGTGCATTTAATGGGTATCTCTTCCATCATGGGTGCAATTAATGTCATCGCAACTATTTTGAATATGCGTGCGCCAGGTTTAACGTTAATGCGCATGCCTTTATTCGTATGGACTTGGTTGATTACTGCGTATTTGTTAATTGCAGTTATGCCGGTCTTAGCCGGTGCAGTGACGATGCTGTTAACCGATAAATTTTTCGGTACTAGTTTCTTTAGTGCCGCCGGTGGTGGTGATCCAGTATTGTTTCAACACATATTTTGGTTTTTCGGTCATCCTGAAGTTTACATTTTGATTTTGCCTGCGTTTGGTATTGTGTCGCAGATTCTGCCTACGTTTGCTCGTAAACCATTGTTTGGCTACGCCTCGATGGTCTACGCGACAGCGTCGATTGCATTTTTATCATTCATTGTTTGGGCGCATCACATGTTCACGGTCGGCATGCCGTTGGCCGGTGAATTATTTTTTATGTTTGCCACCATGTTGATTGCAATTCCCACGGGCGTAAAAGTATTCAATTGGGTTGCAACTATTTGGCAAGGCTCCATGACATTTGAAACGCCGATGTTATTTTCTTTAGGTTTTGTGGTGTTGTTTACGATTGGTGGTTTTTCCGGTTTGATGTTAGCCATCACCCCAGTTGATTTTCAATATCACGATACGTATTTCGTCGTTGCGCATTTTCATTATGTATTAGTGCCCGGCGCAGTCTTCGCTATCATGGCGGCGGTTTATTATTGGTTACCGAAATGGACCGGCCATATGTACAACGAAACCTTGGGTAAAACCCATTTTTGGTTGTCAGTGATCGGCATGAACATTACATTTTTCCCAATGCATTTTGTAGGGTTAGCGGGCATGCCACGTCGTATTCCTGACTATGCAGTACAATTTGCAGACTTCAATCAAGTCGCAAGCATCGGCGCATTTCTTTTTGGCTTCTCGCAACTCTTGTTAGTGTGGATTGTGATTAAGTGTGTGCGCGGCGGCCCTAAAGCTACCGATCGCGTGTGGGAAGGTGCCAAAGGTTTAGAATGGTCTGTTCCATCACCCGCGCCTTATCATACGTTTGAAACAGCACCTAGCCAGAAAGTGATTGAAGCGGAAACGCACGGTTAA
- the coxB gene encoding cytochrome c oxidase subunit II, producing MHRLKAALQGLFCALLVLIAQPVLADWAVNMPRGVTQISNEVYELHMIIFWICVVIGVGVFGVMFASIYLHRKSRGVKPATFHESHTVEIIWTIIPFFILIAMAIPAAKMLIKMEDTRNADMTVKITGYQWMWGYEYVDQGVSLYSRLDNESNTVRQVKSGLDPKSVPNYLLNVDNQLVLPVGKKIRFLITANDVIHAWWVPDLAVKKDAIPGFVNEVWTKIDKEGIYRGQCAELCGKDHGFMPIVVKAVSEAEFKLWIEQQKNPTQIANASAPTSTVALNAATPQ from the coding sequence ATGCACAGATTGAAAGCCGCCCTACAGGGATTGTTTTGCGCGTTATTGGTATTGATAGCGCAACCTGTTTTGGCAGACTGGGCCGTGAATATGCCCCGTGGTGTAACGCAGATCAGTAATGAAGTGTATGAGTTACACATGATTATTTTTTGGATCTGTGTAGTGATTGGTGTGGGTGTGTTTGGCGTTATGTTTGCCTCTATCTATTTACATCGTAAATCACGCGGCGTTAAACCAGCGACGTTTCATGAAAGCCATACAGTGGAAATTATCTGGACCATTATTCCTTTCTTTATTTTGATTGCGATGGCAATTCCTGCCGCCAAAATGCTGATCAAAATGGAAGATACGCGCAACGCTGATATGACCGTTAAGATCACTGGCTATCAATGGATGTGGGGTTATGAATATGTCGATCAAGGCGTCTCGCTCTACAGCCGCTTAGACAATGAAAGTAATACAGTGCGCCAAGTAAAATCGGGTTTAGACCCTAAATCAGTACCGAATTATTTATTGAACGTCGATAATCAACTCGTCTTGCCAGTGGGTAAAAAAATTCGTTTCTTAATTACCGCCAATGATGTTATTCACGCGTGGTGGGTGCCTGATTTAGCTGTGAAAAAAGATGCGATTCCAGGTTTTGTAAATGAAGTCTGGACCAAGATTGATAAAGAAGGCATTTATCGTGGTCAATGCGCTGAGCTTTGCGGTAAAGATCATGGCTTCATGCCGATTGTTGTAAAAGCAGTAAGCGAAGCGGAATTTAAGTTATGGATTGAACAACAAAAAAATCCTACCCAAATAGCCAACGCTTCAGCCCCAACGTCTACGGTTGCACTTAACGCAGCAACCCCACAGTAA
- a CDS encoding methyltransferase domain-containing protein: MNSLQQARIRSAFNRAAPRYAAAAHLQKHVAEVLVHGLQNYNAEHARRQRPSDQLVDQLVDRLEDQSVDQSVNRLLDIGAGTGFVSNLLQQHYPHAQCVAVDLAPAMLQCLRAELPATALVCADAQSLPLAAKSFSIAASSLAFQWCADIAQVFKQCARVLQSDGVLAFATFLPGTLAELNQAWQHVDAGRHVNSCLPQVELQAQLEQAGFAEIQWQLRTEHTYYETVDQLLLELRTIGANTVVMSELAESTAQRTLPRNIKQQLARAYPLVNGQYQATWQIAYAYARIP, translated from the coding sequence GTGAATTCTTTGCAACAAGCGCGTATTCGCAGCGCTTTTAATCGTGCCGCACCTCGTTATGCCGCTGCCGCACATTTACAAAAACACGTAGCGGAAGTTTTAGTGCATGGCTTGCAAAATTATAATGCTGAGCATGCTCGGCGGCAGCGGCCAAGCGATCAATTGGTGGATCAATTGGTGGATCGATTAGAAGATCAATCAGTAGATCAATCAGTGAATCGATTATTAGATATTGGCGCGGGCACTGGTTTTGTCAGCAACTTATTACAACAGCATTATCCTCATGCGCAGTGTGTCGCGGTAGATTTAGCGCCCGCCATGTTGCAGTGTTTGCGTGCAGAATTGCCGGCTACGGCGTTGGTTTGTGCGGATGCGCAAAGCTTGCCGTTGGCCGCTAAAAGTTTTTCGATCGCCGCTTCAAGCTTAGCGTTTCAATGGTGTGCGGATATAGCGCAGGTATTTAAACAGTGTGCGCGGGTCTTACAAAGTGATGGCGTGTTAGCGTTTGCGACTTTTTTACCCGGCACGCTGGCGGAATTAAATCAGGCTTGGCAACACGTGGATGCGGGCAGACATGTGAATAGTTGTCTGCCGCAAGTTGAATTGCAGGCGCAGTTAGAACAAGCGGGATTTGCCGAAATACAGTGGCAATTGCGCACCGAACACACTTATTACGAGACGGTCGATCAATTATTGCTAGAGCTACGGACGATTGGCGCCAATACGGTGGTAATGAGCGAATTAGCCGAATCTACTGCGCAACGCACGTTGCCACGTAATATTAAGCAACAATTGGCACGCGCTTACCCCTTGGTAAATGGTCAATATCAGGCCACTTGGCAGATTGCTTATGCGTATGCGCGAATTCCTTAG
- the bioH gene encoding pimeloyl-ACP methyl ester esterase BioH — protein sequence MLTKKVYGAGPDLVLLHGWSMNSAVWAPLLPLLQTRYRVHCVDLPGHGFNRHYLPGLTLRDWSQALREIIPENAQLLAWSLGGLVALDLCASGYSANRVDLIASTPCFVRRSDWPDAMREVALDNFATSLRTDYRKTMRDFLALQALGEEHIKILIQDLNTALTAGGEPSLEALTAGLHILRNSDVRAAWQNLQCPASCLLGEKDGIVPAKAALALQQLNAQANIYVVPRSGHAPFISHPQQCLDFWRSIWPSNIMGNVISEVKA from the coding sequence ATGTTAACTAAAAAAGTGTATGGCGCTGGGCCTGATTTAGTTTTATTGCATGGCTGGAGCATGAACAGCGCCGTTTGGGCGCCGCTCTTACCTTTACTGCAAACCCGCTACCGCGTGCATTGTGTGGATTTACCGGGACATGGTTTTAATCGACATTATTTACCGGGTCTAACGTTGCGTGATTGGTCGCAAGCGCTGCGTGAAATTATTCCTGAAAATGCGCAATTATTAGCGTGGTCTTTAGGTGGTTTAGTGGCCTTAGATTTATGTGCAAGTGGTTATAGCGCAAACCGTGTTGATTTAATTGCGAGCACGCCGTGTTTTGTACGACGCAGTGATTGGCCTGACGCTATGCGTGAAGTTGCATTAGATAATTTTGCGACGTCGTTACGCACGGATTATCGTAAAACCATGCGCGATTTTTTAGCGTTGCAAGCACTAGGCGAGGAGCACATCAAAATTTTAATACAGGATTTAAATACCGCATTAACTGCAGGTGGTGAGCCCAGTTTAGAAGCCTTAACCGCGGGCTTGCATATATTAAGAAATAGCGATGTGCGCGCAGCGTGGCAAAATTTGCAATGCCCTGCCTCGTGTTTGTTGGGCGAGAAAGATGGCATTGTGCCCGCTAAAGCGGCGCTTGCTTTGCAGCAGTTAAATGCGCAAGCCAATATTTATGTGGTGCCCCGTAGCGGTCATGCGCCGTTTATTTCGCATCCACAACAGTGTTTGGATTTTTGGCGCAGCATTTGGCCTTCTAATATTATGGGTAATGTTATCAGCGAGGTTAAGGCGTGA
- the plsY gene encoding glycerol-3-phosphate 1-O-acyltransferase PlsY, which translates to MTNLLPFTSNGSTSITLLALELVAIFVSAYFCGSISAAIIVCRLMGLPDPRITGSNNPGATNVLRIGNKTAAIITLLGDALKGFLPVFIVAYGFDLDAKYVSAAALGAFLGHLYPVFFGFKGGKGVATAFGIAYGLNLWLGLAASGTWLLMAVSFRYSSLAALTTFFFLPIYCYLFLGSTLMVASMSLISLLLFYRHRSNIRNLLNGQESRIGQKK; encoded by the coding sequence ATGACTAATTTATTGCCTTTTACAAGTAACGGCTCGACTTCCATCACACTGCTCGCGTTAGAACTAGTCGCTATTTTTGTGAGCGCCTATTTTTGCGGTTCTATTTCGGCTGCCATTATTGTCTGTCGCTTAATGGGTTTGCCTGATCCGCGTATCACTGGCTCAAATAATCCGGGCGCAACCAATGTTTTGCGCATCGGTAATAAAACGGCGGCCATTATCACACTGCTAGGTGATGCACTGAAAGGTTTCTTGCCTGTCTTTATCGTCGCGTATGGTTTTGATTTAGATGCGAAATATGTAAGCGCCGCGGCCTTAGGTGCATTTTTGGGACATTTATACCCGGTGTTTTTTGGCTTTAAAGGCGGCAAAGGTGTCGCCACTGCGTTTGGTATTGCCTACGGATTAAACCTTTGGCTAGGTTTAGCGGCCAGCGGCACTTGGTTGTTGATGGCGGTTAGTTTTCGCTATTCTTCTTTAGCCGCTTTAACCACTTTCTTCTTTTTACCTATTTATTGTTATCTATTCCTGGGCTCCACTCTGATGGTTGCGAGTATGAGTTTAATTTCTTTGCTTTTGTTTTATCGTCATCGCAGCAATATTCGTAATTTATTAAACGGTCAAGAAAGTCGGATTGGCCAAAAAAAATAA
- a CDS encoding DUF3096 domain-containing protein — protein MNLHIELIPILSILAGVLILMMPKLLNYVVAIYLIVVGLIQLFGLRI, from the coding sequence ATGAACCTGCATATCGAACTCATCCCCATACTCTCCATTCTGGCCGGCGTACTCATCCTCATGATGCCCAAGCTTCTGAACTACGTGGTGGCCATTTACTTGATTGTCGTCGGTTTGATTCAGTTGTTTGGTCTGCGCATATAG
- a CDS encoding GFA family protein: MKGKCLCGSIEVAANECKEVGLCHCSMCRRWSGGPMFAVHCGNAVEFSGAEPSIYRSSDWAERGFCSICGTHLFYHLLPSDEFILPAGIFQDQEFQLTNEIFFDEKPGYYELKNETHKMTGQQVFEQYAPKS; this comes from the coding sequence ATGAAAGGGAAATGTCTTTGCGGCTCGATAGAAGTCGCGGCGAATGAATGCAAGGAAGTAGGACTTTGTCATTGTTCTATGTGCAGGCGTTGGTCTGGAGGCCCGATGTTTGCTGTGCATTGCGGAAACGCTGTTGAGTTTAGCGGCGCCGAGCCATCGATTTATCGTTCATCTGATTGGGCCGAGCGTGGATTTTGTTCAATCTGTGGGACGCATTTATTCTATCACTTGCTTCCAAGTGATGAATTCATATTACCTGCTGGCATCTTCCAGGATCAGGAATTTCAATTGACGAACGAAATATTTTTCGATGAAAAGCCCGGCTACTACGAGCTTAAGAACGAGACACATAAAATGACGGGGCAGCAGGTCTTTGAGCAGTATGCTCCGAAAAGTTGA